CCTCGCCCGACGAAGTTGCAGTATGTAACCTCGCGTCCATAGCATTACCTAAGTTTATCGAGCAGGGCAAAGACGGTTTCATGCGTTTTGACCACCAGAAATTGTATGAAATAACGAAGGTCATTACCAGGAACCTCAACAAGATTATTGATCTTAATTACTATCCGATACCCGAGGCAGAGCGAAGCAACAAAAGGCACCGTCCGATCGGTATCGGAGTACAAGGCCTGGCGGATGCATTTTGCTTGTTAAGGATGCCATTTGATTCCGATGAGGCACGCCAGCTGAACAAGGATGTTTTTGAAACCATCTATTTTGGTGCGATGGAGTCATCTATGGAATTAGCCAAAGAGCATGGAGCATATGAGAGCTGGGCAGGCAGCCCTATTTCCCAGGGAATATTCCAGTTTGATATGTGGGGTGTAACACCAGAGAGTAATCGCTGGAACTGGGAAAAGCTTAGGAAAGAGGTGGTACAGAACGGGGTGCGCAACTCCCTGCTGCTGGCTCCGATGCCAACCGCCTCTACCAGCCAGATCCTCGGTAACAACGAATGTTTTGAGCCTTTCACTTCCAATATCTATGTAAGAAGAGTTCTTTCAGGAGAGTTTGTGGTGGTCAATAAATACCTGCTGAAAGACCTCGTGAAATTAGGACTGTGGAATGAAGAGATGAAGAATAACCTGGTACGCGCCAGCGGGTCCATCCAGCCGATCCCGAATATTCCCCAGCATATCAAAGACCTGTATAAAACTGCATGGGAAATTAAGCAGCGCAGTTTGCTGGATATGTCTGCCGACCGAGGCGCGTACATCTGCCAGTCGCAGTCGCTGAACATATTCATGGAAGAGGCCAATTTTGGCAAACTGACTTCCATGCACTTCTATGCCTGGAAAAAAGGGTTGAAAACCGGTATGTATTACCTGCGTACCCGTGCCGCATCAGATCCGGTACAGTTTACGCTTAGCAAACAAGCGGAACCACAGCTGGAGCCAGCTACCGCAGTAATTGCTGAAAAGGAGCTGAATTACGTGCAGTATGCAGAAGAACATACCAAACCCGTTATGCCAAGAGATAACCGCTCCGATATGCAGTGCTCACTCGATGATCCAGAAGGATGTGAAGCTTGCGGATCGTAAGGTTTAAGTTTAAAGTATTCGGAAAGGCCCTTGCTGGAAAGTGAGGGCTTTTTTGTGAGGCTTACTAAGGCTTTTAAAATTAATTCGTTTGTGGATACGATATAATTTTTTGTTATTGCCTAAAGTTTTTCTCCTCACACTCAACGGAAAACAGGCAACGTTGTGAAAAATGAATGAATTTCTCATCTCATTTTTTATATTCATGCACACTACCCGTACACATTTAGAAACTTCACATAAGAACCTTCAGACACTTACACCCCGGGAATGGGACGTTCTGCTGCTTATTGCAGAGGATAATCCAAGTGATGAAATTGCTGATAGGCTACACATAACTACTGCTAGCCTAAAAACATACCGCGCGCGAATTGCAGAAAAGCTGACGATTTCTGGACGAGACGGGGTAGGCAGGTATGCCCGGAAGAACAGGGAGTATCTCAGGAATATGCATAAGAGGTTATATTTTATCTCTTTTTAGGCATATAAATACAATTAATTATTTAATTTTTTATATAAACTGCTAGCCTAAGGTAGCAATTTATGCTGAAAATGAGGTGTAGGTTTGTATACAGAAAATCCATCACAGGAGGGATTATGATGATTAAAAATGAAAAATAGGAACATTGAAGCGAGGAGGCAGGAGTGGTTTATGCCATCTTTTATCGTGGTTTTATATGCACTGTTACAAGCAAAGTTTTTTATTTCCATGATGAATTTAAGGTCGTTTGGATTGGAAAAGGATGCGTTTCTAGTCTTCAATATTATATTTTTTTGGTATTCGTACTTTCTGCGATTGTTGTTTGGGTGATCGTTTCTCTGGTATGTCATTGGACCGCGTTGCTTTTTGACGGCGCATCCAATTTTAGGGATTTTTTGTTTTTCTCAGGTTATGGATTTGGAGCAATAGCTATAACGTACATTGTTGTACTATTTGTATATATGACTGGTATTCCGAAAGGTTTGATCATTGAGCAAATGCAGCAGGATGCATCATTTAAGAGTGCGTTGAAACTCATCAACATTGGTTTTATGATGTATTATTTGTGGGTTGTTTATGCATTGTACAACCAAATTCGTTAAGTCAACGACATTGGTTGCGGGGGGTAATATAAATTATAAGTTTTGACGTCAGACATATGCTATTTAAATGAATATTTGTGATTTCTTTTTCCTATTAACTCGTGTTATTTTGTGTATTTTCCTTCGATAGAAATTGTAA
This portion of the Dyadobacter sp. CECT 9275 genome encodes:
- a CDS encoding response regulator transcription factor translates to MHTTRTHLETSHKNLQTLTPREWDVLLLIAEDNPSDEIADRLHITTASLKTYRARIAEKLTISGRDGVGRYARKNREYLRNMHKRLYFISF